The Cryptosporangium aurantiacum DNA segment ACACCGGCGATCGCGTCGACGAGGTACTCACCCCACGCCTTCGCCGGCAACGGGCTCGCGGTGAACTCCGCCAGCGCGTCGTCCAGCGTCGTCGGGAGCCGGCGAATGCCGCGGGCCGCGAGCTCGTCGGCGGAGAACCGGGACGGGTCGCCGGTGATCTCCTCCGGGAGCCGCACCCCGCGATCCAGGCCGTCCAGGCCCGCGGCGAGCAGGCCGGACAGCGCCAGGTACGGGTTGGCCGCCAGGTCGATGGCCTTGACCTCCAGGTTGGCCGCGCTCTGCCGGGCGCCGGCCGTACCGGTCACCACCCGCAGCGCGGCTTCGCGCGTCTCGTGGCCCCAGCAGGCATACACACCGGCCCAGTGCGACGGCTGCATCCGCAGGTAGCTGGCCGGGCTGGGCGTGTTCACCGCGGCTAGCGCCGGAAGCGCGTCGAGGATGCCCGCGGTGATCGCCTCGGCCTCGGGCGTCAACCCGTACCGGCCGGTGCCGGTCCCGTGCAGGTTGACGTCGTCCCGCCAGGCCGACAGGTGCACGTGACCGCCGTTGCCCACGCCACCGGCCAGCACCGTGGGAGCGAACGAGATCCGCAGCCCGTGCCGCTGCGCCAGTGTCCGCAGCACGTGCCGGACCAGCACCGAGCGGTCCGCGGCGGCGACCGGGTCGGTCGCGCCGACCGAGATCTCGAACTGGCCGGGCGCGTACTCCGGGTGGATCTGGTCGACGCTGATGTGCAGTTGTTCGAGCGTCGCCAGCACGTCGCCGCAGAACTCGCTCAGCTCGGCCAGCCGGGTCAGCCCGTACGCCGGGCCCCGGCAGGCCGGCGCGAAGTCCGGCCAGGGGACGTCGTCCCGGCCGAGGACGAACTCGATCTCGACCGCGGCCCGGAACGTGAGGCCGCGCGCCACGGCGTCGGCGACCGTGCGCCGCAGCAGCGACCGGGAGCAGTTGACGTGCGGGACGCCGTCCTGGGTCAGGCGGTCGACCGGCGCCCACGCCCAGCCGGGCTGCGACGCCGGCACGGCAAGCTGGTCCAGGTCGGGGTAGAGGCGCAGGTCGCCGTCGGGGCCGCCCTGCTTGTCGGTGCCCACGATCATGTCGTCGGCGAGGAACAGGTCGAACACCGGTGACATGCCGACGCCCCACTGCACCGCGGCGTCCAGCTTGGTGACCGGCACGGCTTTCACCCGGGCGATGCCCGCGGTGTCGACGTAGGTCAGCGCGACGCCGTGCACGCCCTGCCCGGCGAGGCCGGCGGCCAGCTGTTGCGCGCGCGCCACCTCGCCGGGGCGGCCGCCGGGTGCCGGATCCGTCATGCGCGCTCCTTCGCCGCGGTCAGGCCCTCGTCGGCGGTCAGCGCCTCACCGGCGCGGCGGGCCAGACGTGGTGCGGCCAGCACGAACACGAGCCCGGCGAGCAACCAGAGCGCGGCGACGACCGGTGCGATCAGGCTGCGGCCCTCGGGTAGCGGTATGACGTTGCGGTAGAGCGTGTACCCCAGCACGATCAACCCCCCGACCGGTACGACGACTTCCCAGGTGCGGACGCGGGGGTCTCGGTCGATGAACAGCAGACGGATGACGCCGACCGAAGCCAGGACATAGACCACCAGCAGCACCAAGGTACCGATCACTCCGGCCGCGACGAAGACCGAGAGCGACGTGTCGTCGGTGCCGGTGCGGTAGACCAGCCACAGCAGCACCTCGATCACCGCCGCCGCGACCGCGACGCCGATCGCCGCGCCGACCGGGGTGCGCTTGGTGGGGGAGACCCTGGCCAGCGGCGCCGGGGCGATCCCGTCCCTGGCCATCGCGTAGAGCAGCCGCGACGCGCCGACCGAACAGGCGAGCGCGCAGCCGAACGCGCTGATCGCCGCGCCCAGGCTGATCAGGTCGCCCAGCCAGGCGCCGACGTACTGCGTGCCGAGGTCACCGAAGAGCGAGCCGGAGTTCGCGAACGCGTCCAAGCCCGCCGCGTCGGTGCCGAACCCCATCACCTCGACCCAGGTGACGAAGACGAAGTAGAGCCCGCCGAAGATCGCGGTGCCGAGGATCGCGCGGGGGATGTCGCGGCGGGGGTGGCGCGTCTCCTCGCCGAGCGTCGCCGCGGCTTCGAAGCCCGCGAACGACAAGAACCCGAAGACGACGCCGAGGAACAGGGCGCTGGTCGCGGTCCCGTCCGGCACCGTGAACGGCGAGAACGTGACGCTCTGGCCGCCGGGCGCGTCGTCGCCGAGGAGCTTGACCAGGATGACGACCGCGACGATCAGGATCAGCGCGACGGTCGCGGCCTCGACCACCAGCAGGACGCGGGTGCCGAGCCGGATCGGGGACACCGTGAGCCAGAGAACGCCGAGCAGCACCAGCGCGGCCAGCGGGAGCACGATCCAGTCCGGCGGTGCGTCCCAGAGCCCGGTGCCGTCCAGGAACGCGACCAGGAACCGTGCGGACGCGGTGGACGTCACGACCGCGTAGAACAGGTACGTGCCGAGCAGCCCCCAGCCGGCCACGACGCCGGGGCGTGCCCCGAGCGTCGCGCCGACAAAGCCGTAGACCGATCCGGAGTGGTGAAACTTCTGGGTCAGGCGCACGAACGTGTACGCGACGAGCAGGACTCCGACGGTGGCCAGCGCGAACGTGAGCGGAACCGCGCGCCCGACGTTGCCCACCATGCCCTGTGGATTGATGTTCGCCGCCATCGACGGCGCCATGAGGGCGACGGAGATCCCGACGGCCTCCCAGATGCTCAGTTCACGGCCGAGCCGCGGCCCATCACCAGCCACGCGGTACTCCTCATTCGCCGGATGCCGCGTGGGTCCCACGCGGGCCTCGGATTGAGGTATCCCACTCCGCCACCGATGTGGACAAGGGGGTGCGGGGAACTCGCTTCCCCGGCAGACGGAGACTTAACGGAACCAGAACTCCGGCGACACAGGCCGAGCCCGCCAGCGCCAGCAGCGGGTAGCCACCCGCTCCGACCAGGACGCCGGAGAGCGCACCCCCGACCGCGGCAGCCAGCCCCATCCCGACCTCGCCGGTCGCCTCCAGCCGCGGCCGGTCGTCCGGCGCGGCCCGGCCGACCAGCGCCGCGCTGCCGGCGACGACCGCGGCGCTCCACCCGAGGCCGAGCAGCGCGACCGCGAGCGTGAGCGCGACCGGCGAGTCGGCACCCCAGGCGGCGATCGACGTCGCGGCCAGGAGCACGACACAGGCGGCGAGCGCGCCACCGCCGATCCCGGCCCGGTCGATCAGCCGGGCGCTCAGCGGCGCCGGGGCGAACATCGCGGCGATGTGGACGCTGACCACGACGCCGACCAGCCCGAGGCCGGCGCCGGCGTGATGGAGCTGTACGGGCGCCATCGTCATCGTCGCGACCATCACCAGGTTCGCGACGCTCAGCACGGCGACCGCGACGACCGGCTGTCCGCGCAGGCGGCTCCTCCGGGCGCGGCTGTTCCTGGCGAGCGCCATCGTGGCCTCGCGGTCCGGACGACGACGACCAGCGGCGACCGCCCACCCGACAGCGGCTCCGACGAAGACCACCGCCGCCGTTAGGAAGGTCGCGGAGAAGGCCGGGGCTCCGGCGAGCCCGGCGGTCGGTGCCAGGAGATTCGGCCCGATCACCGCGCCCACGGAGACCGCCGCGAGCACCGACGAGACCGCCCGCGCCGCGCTGCCGGTGCGGGCGAGGTCCACGGCGGCGTACCGGGCCAGCGCGACCGCGGCGGCACCGGCACCGGTCAGCAGGCTGCCGATCAGCACCAGCGGAAGGCTCGCCAGCACGGCCGCGCCACTCAGTACGGCGCAGCCGACGGCCGCCGCCGCGGCGCCGAGCCCGAGCCCGGCCCCGCGTCCGCGGCGCCGTGACCAGGCGGCGATCAGCGGGGCCGATCCCGCGGCGCCGAGAACCTGAAGCGTCTGCGGCAGCCCGGCGGCGGCGACGCCGACGGTGAGCTCCCCGGCCAGCAGCGTCGCCGCCACGCCGGCCAGCGTCTGCGCCAGGCCTCCGAGTGCGGTGGCGAGCCACAGCGCGGGCAGTGACCACTCGTTTCGTGACATGCCGAGGACGCTAGGAAAGTCGCGGCCGGGGGAGCAGGGCCGATGACTATCGGACTCGCGCCGGGACCTCGCGTTCGCAAGGCTGTTCCGGTGAATTCCTTACGTTCGGAATATGCCCTGGACGACGTCGACTGGCGCATCCTGACCGAGCTCCAGCGGGACGGCAGGCTCTCGTTCAACGAGCTGGGCCGCCGGATCCATCTCTCGGCTCCGTCCGTCGCCGACCGGGTCCGCAAGCTCGAGCAGGCCGGAGTGATCACCGGGTATCGCGCGGTAGTCGACCCGCAGCGTGCCGGCCACGGCATCACCGCGTTCGTCCAGCTGCGGTGTGCGCTCGGCAGCTGCCTGCTCCGCACCGGCCGGGCGGCCGACTACCCCGAGGTCGTCGAGATCCACAAGCTGTCCGGAGCGCACTGCACGATCCTCAAGCTGCGCGCGACGACGCTGGCGCACCTGGAGGGTGTGATCGAGCAACTCGGCAGGCACGGCGAGATGCACACCCACGTCGTGCTGTCGACACAGTTCGACGAACCGACGGTGAGCCGACCGGGAACCGTCGACCGCCCGGTCACTCCGGCGACGGGCTGGACCAGCCCGGCCGACTGACGCCGCCTCGAAGATATTGACGTTCATCGATACGTGAGGCATCGTGTACCCATCGATGTTCATCAATATCTGACGACGGAGGAAACCTCATGGGTGAAAACGCGGTGCGCGAGCAGGTGCGGCAGCGGTACGCCGCGGCTGCGCTGGCGGTGACGGCCCCCGGGGACGAAGGAGTCTCGTGTTGCGGGCCGACCGCGGCGACGGAGATCGACGAGTCGTTCGGCGCCGGTCTCTACGGTGACGACGTCGAGGGCCTGCCCGCCGAAGCGGTCGCGGCGTCGCTCGGCTGCGGCAACCCGCTCGCGGTCGCCGATCTCGCACCCGGTGAGCGGGTGCTGGACCTGGGCTCCGGCGGAGGCATCGACGTGCTGCTCTCCGCCCGGCGAACCGGACCGACCGGCAAGGCGTTCGGCCTGGACATGACCGACGAGATGCTCGCGCTGGCCCGCGCGAACGCGGCGAAGGCCGGCGCGACGAACGTCGAGTTCCTGAAGGGGCAGATCGAGGCGATCCCGCTCCCTGCCGACTCCATCGACGTCGTGATCTCCAACTGCGTGATCAACCTGTCGACCGACAAGGCCGCCGTGCTCGCGGAGATGTTCCGGGTGCTCGCGCCGGGCGGACGGATCGGGATCAGCGACGTCGTCGCCGAGGACCACCTGAGCCCGGCCGACCGCGCCGAACGCGGCAGTTACGTCGGGTGCATCGCCGGAGCGCTGTCCCGCGCCGAATACCTCGAGGGCCTGGCTGCGGCCGGCTTCACGGACGCCTCGGTGACGTTCACCCACGAGGCCGCGTCCGGCCTGCACGGCGCGATCATCCGCGCCACGAAGCCGATGGGGGGTGCGCCGACGGTCAGCGAGGCGACGGTCAGCGAGGCGACGGCCAGCGAGGCGCTCTCCGGCGTGGCCTCGGCGGGCGAGGAGGCGGCCGGCTGTTGCGGTCCGGCCGCCCAGGAGACCTGCTGTGCTCCGTCGGCGAAGAGCGAGTGCTGCGGCGACTCGCACGCGTCGGGCACCTGCGGCTGCCGGTGATCCGGTCGTCCGACGCGGTCACCCGGTGGGCGGGCGCTCCTTGTGGCCGGCTTCCAGCAGCCTGATCATCTCCGCGATGCGCTGCGGTCGCTGTTCGGGACGGCGCTTGGTGGCGTCGATCCACCGCAGGTAGGCGCGCCGGTAGAACTGCGCGAGCGAATCGAAGAACGCCGCCGCCGCCGGGCTGGCGTCCAGCGCTGCGGCGACGTCGTCGGCGAGGTCGCCGCGCTGCGGTCCCTCGGGTTCGATCTCGACGGTCACGGCATCACCGACGCCCAGCCCACAGCCGCGTAGCCAGGCCGGTCCGAGCGTGAAGCCGAACGCGTCATCGCCGCGCTGCACGACCCCGCGGACAGGCATGCCGTTGACGGTGCCCCGAACGTGATGGCGGGGTTTGACGCCCCACACGCCGTCAGGATCGAACGGCACCGGGATGAGCACGTGCCCGCGCGGCGCAGCAGCCGCGGCGGTGGCGAACCGTCGACTCGTCATGACCCCATAGTGTCGGCCCACCGGCGCGGTACGAGGGATTCACGCCGTCAACTCGGCGAGCAGCTTCTCGACCCGTCCGCGAATCTCGTCGCGGACCTGGCGGACGACCTCGATGCCCTGCCCGGCCGGGTCGGTGAGTTCCCAGTCCTCGTACCGCTTGCCGGGGAAGATCGGGCAGGTGTCGCCGCAGCCCATCGTGATCACGGCGTCGGAGGCCTGCACTGCTTCGGTGGTGAGGATCTTCGGCTTCTGGTCGGTGATGTCGATGCCGACCTCGCGCATCGCCTCGACCGCGACCGGGTTGATCGACTCGGCCGGGGCCGATCCGGCGGAGCGCACCTCGACGGCGTCACCGGCGAGGTGGGTGACCCATCCGGCGGCCATCTGGGAACGGCCCGCGTTGTGGACGCAGACGAACAAGACGCTGGGCTTGCTGGACATCAGTGAGTTCCTCGGGTTGGTGGGTCAGGCGTGGGTCACGACGTGCGCGAGACGGTCGACGCGTGCGGTGAGCTGCTGGTAGGCGGCTTCGAAGGCGTCGTCGGTGTCGGCGGGCGCGGGGTCGGGGACCGACCAGTGCAGGTGACGCTCGGCGTCGGTGAGTTCCTCGTGGGCGTTGTCGCAGACGGCGACGAGCAAGTCGCCGGGGCGGACGACGTCGGCGAGCCGAGCCGTGGTGGTCGCGTCGAGGTGGAGTCCGTGGCGGCGGGCGGTCCGGAGAGCGCGGGAGTGGACGCGGGGCGCCGGGTGGGTTCCGGCGGAGGCGGCCGGGACGGGGCTGACCTGTGCCCACGCGGCGGCCGCCAGCTGGGATCGGGCGGAGTTGCGGGTGCAGACGAAGACCACTCGCGGCGCGTTCTCGGTGGGCAGCCCCGCCGCTAACGGGGTGGTCAGCCGTGCCGCAGCCGGATCGTCGAGGACGAGTTGGAGGTAGCTGCGCCGGCGGTCACCCTCCGACCGGCCGCGTCGGATCAACCCGGCGTCCTCCAGGACACGGAGGTGGTGAGCGAGGAGGTTGGTCGGGACGCCGAGCTGGGCGCCCAGCTCTCCCGGGGAGGCGTCGCTCAGCGCGAGCCGGTCGGCGATCGCCAGGCGGACGGGCTCGCCGAGGGCGGCGTGCATGGCCGCGCGTCGCCGGACGTCGTCGGGAACCGCAGCCACCTGTTCACCTCAACCGATATTGACTCAACGAATCTTGAGTCAAGTATGGTGGCCCCATGTCAGGAGTCAAGGGGGACGGGTCCCCGCCGCTGGTCCGGCCGCTGCTCGCCGAAGGGCTGGGTAGCGCGCTGCTCGCTGCGCTGGTGGTGGGCTCCGGCATCGCCGCACAGCAGCTCTCCGACGACGTCGGCCTGCAGTTGCTGGAGAACGCGGCAGCGACCGCGGCCGGGCTGTTCGCGATCATCCTGATGTTCGGGCCGGTCAGCGGCGCGCACTTCAACCCGGTCGTGTCGCTGGCCGACGCGGTCTTCGGCGGGCTGCCGTGGCGGACCGCCGCGGCCTACGTTCCGGTGCAGGCGCTCGGGTGTATCGCCGGGGCGGTGCTCGCGAACGCGATGTTCGCCGCACCCGCGGTGAGCATCAGCACGACCGAGCGGGCCACCGGCCCACACCTGCTCGCCGAGGTGGTCGCGACCGCCGGGCTGGTGCTGGTGATCTTCTCGCTGGCGCGGTCCGGCCGGGCGGCCACCGCTCCGGCCGCGGTGGCCGCCTACATCGGTGCCGCCTACTGGTTCACCTCATCCACCAGCTTCGCCAACCCTGCGATCACGATCGGCCGGATGTTCTCCGACACGTTCGCCGGGATCGCGCCGTCGTCCGCACCCGCGTTCGTCCTCGCGCAGCTGATCGGTGGCGCTCTCGGCGTGGTGCTGATCCGGGTGCTCTACCCGGCTCTCCGCTCCGAGCAGGCCGCCCGCGCGGTCCTGCCCGCCGACGCGTCCACCCCGCGCTGAGCCCCGCAGCCCTCGCGTCCGCTCGGATCGACGATTGTCAATCGGAGCGTGGCATACTCAGAGCCATGGCCACGACCCCCGCCTCGCTGCCCCTCGCGTTCGGCGCCTGCTGCTCACCGCTGACCGGCGGCGAGCTGAGCGAGGAAGACGCGGCGGCCCTCGCACGGGTGTTCAAGGCGCTCGGCGACCCCACGCGGGTGCGGCTGGTCTCGCTGATCGCCGCGTCGCCCGACGGCGAAGCGTGCATCTGCGACCTCATCGCGCCGGTCGGGCTGGCCCAGCCGACCGTCTCCCACCACATGAAGCTGCTCGCCGACGCCGGGCTGGTGACCCGCACCCAACGCGGCAAGTGGGCCTACTTCCGCATCGTCCCCGAGGCGCTGTCCGCGGCGGCCCGCGCCCTCACGCCGGTCGAGGCCGCCGCGCAGGCCTGAGGTCCGGACCGGGGCGAGCGCGGGGGGCGGTCTCTCAGGCCCGGCCGAGGACGCAGAACTCGTGACCCTCCGGGTCGGTCAGGCACGTCCACGGGACGTCGCCCTGGCCGAGGTCGAGGTCGGTGGCGCCGAGCGCCCGCAGCCGGGCCACCTCCGCCGCGGTGTCGTCACCCGGGTACGGCAGCAGGTCGAGATGGACACGGTCCGGTACGGACTTTCCGCCCGGCGTGCGGAGGAACTCGAGATACGGGCCGGCGCCCCCGGCGGACCGCAGCGCCGCGAAGTCGTCGTTCTCGTCCTGCAGGGTCCAGTCCATCGCCTCGCCCCAGAAGCGGGCCATCACCCGGGGGTCCTCGCAGTCGACGACGACCGCGGCGATCGGCCCGGTGTCCCGGTAGATCTCCCGAGGCTCCAGCACGCAGAACTCGTTTCCCTCCGGGTCGGCGAGGACCACCCACGGCAGGTCGCCCTGGCCCACGTCGACGGGTGTCGCACCGAGTTTCCGGAGGCGCTCGACCAACTCCGCCTGGTGGTCCGCCGAGGCGGTGGCGAGATCGAGGTGCGTACGGTTCTTGGTGGTCGACTTCGGGTCCGGGACCGGAACGACGTCGATACCGAGGACGACCGGGTCCGGCCAGACCAGGCCGCCGGGAGGTCCGACGTAGGTGGTCACCCCGGACTCTCCGGGGTAGGCGCTCCAGCCGAGGGCCTCCGCCCAGAACCGGCCGACCGCCGAGTGGTCACGAGCCTTGATGTTCACGTGAGCGGGTCGCAGCGCCATGCCGGCGATCCTAGGCGCGACTGCCGCCCCGACCGCCCGGCGAGAGCTGGTTCACGCTGCCCGGCGAGCGCTGAGCCCGACGCTCAGGGCTTGCGGCCGACGGCGGCGTACTGCGCGATGTCGCGAGCGGCCGGGCGCGGCTGCGGCTCCTCCTCGGCCCGCCACTCGGCGAGCGGCACCAGGCCGGGCTCGAGCAGTTCCAGGCCGTCGAAGAACCGTTCGATCCGGGCGCGGTCGCGGGCGTGGAAGTCGCTGGAGGGCCCCTCGGCCTTGTCGAGCGCCGCCCGGGTCGCCGGATCCATGAAGTCGTTGGTGCCGTGGCTCATCACCAGGTAGCTCCCCGACGGCAGCGCGTCGAGCAGGCGCGCGACCTTCGCATACGGGTCGGCGGACTCGTCGACGAAGTGCAGCACCGCGACGAGCATCAGCGCGACCGGCTGCGAGAGGTCCAGGACGTCGGCCAGGTTCTCGTCGGCGAGGATGCGCTCGGGGTCGCGGAGGTCGGCGTCCAGATAGGTGGTGCGGCCCTCGGGCGTGCTGGTCAGCAGCGCCCGGGCGTGCACCAGCACCATCGGATCGTTGTCCACGTAGACGACGCGGGTCTCGGGCGCGAGGGCCTGCGCGACCTCGTGGGTG contains these protein-coding regions:
- a CDS encoding arsenate reductase ArsC codes for the protein MSSKPSVLFVCVHNAGRSQMAAGWVTHLAGDAVEVRSAGSAPAESINPVAVEAMREVGIDITDQKPKILTTEAVQASDAVITMGCGDTCPIFPGKRYEDWELTDPAGQGIEVVRQVRDEIRGRVEKLLAELTA
- a CDS encoding SAM-dependent methyltransferase, whose protein sequence is MTSEFAASLPIDTSTAHPARRYDYWLGGKDNFAADRASGDAIAAAFPTARLAVLENRAFLRRAVTHLTKDAGVRQFLDIGTGLPSANNTHEVAQALAPETRVVYVDNDPMVLVHARALLTSTPEGRTTYLDADLRDPERILADENLADVLDLSQPVALMLVAVLHFVDESADPYAKVARLLDALPSGSYLVMSHGTNDFMDPATRAALDKAEGPSSDFHARDRARIERFFDGLELLEPGLVPLAEWRAEEEPQPRPAARDIAQYAAVGRKP
- a CDS encoding YdeI/OmpD-associated family protein translates to MTSRRFATAAAAAPRGHVLIPVPFDPDGVWGVKPRHHVRGTVNGMPVRGVVQRGDDAFGFTLGPAWLRGCGLGVGDAVTVEIEPEGPQRGDLADDVAAALDASPAAAAFFDSLAQFYRRAYLRWIDATKRRPEQRPQRIAEMIRLLEAGHKERPPTG
- a CDS encoding VOC family protein, with amino-acid sequence MALRPAHVNIKARDHSAVGRFWAEALGWSAYPGESGVTTYVGPPGGLVWPDPVVLGIDVVPVPDPKSTTKNRTHLDLATASADHQAELVERLRKLGATPVDVGQGDLPWVVLADPEGNEFCVLEPREIYRDTGPIAAVVVDCEDPRVMARFWGEAMDWTLQDENDDFAALRSAGGAGPYLEFLRTPGGKSVPDRVHLDLLPYPGDDTAAEVARLRALGATDLDLGQGDVPWTCLTDPEGHEFCVLGRA
- a CDS encoding MFS transporter, producing MSRNEWSLPALWLATALGGLAQTLAGVAATLLAGELTVGVAAAGLPQTLQVLGAAGSAPLIAAWSRRRGRGAGLGLGAAAAAVGCAVLSGAAVLASLPLVLIGSLLTGAGAAAVALARYAAVDLARTGSAARAVSSVLAAVSVGAVIGPNLLAPTAGLAGAPAFSATFLTAAVVFVGAAVGWAVAAGRRRPDREATMALARNSRARRSRLRGQPVVAVAVLSVANLVMVATMTMAPVQLHHAGAGLGLVGVVVSVHIAAMFAPAPLSARLIDRAGIGGGALAACVVLLAATSIAAWGADSPVALTLAVALLGLGWSAAVVAGSAALVGRAAPDDRPRLEATGEVGMGLAAAVGGALSGVLVGAGGYPLLALAGSACVAGVLVPLSLRLPGKRVPRTPLSTSVAEWDTSIRGPRGTHAASGE
- a CDS encoding APC family permease, which gives rise to MAGDGPRLGRELSIWEAVGISVALMAPSMAANINPQGMVGNVGRAVPLTFALATVGVLLVAYTFVRLTQKFHHSGSVYGFVGATLGARPGVVAGWGLLGTYLFYAVVTSTASARFLVAFLDGTGLWDAPPDWIVLPLAALVLLGVLWLTVSPIRLGTRVLLVVEAATVALILIVAVVILVKLLGDDAPGGQSVTFSPFTVPDGTATSALFLGVVFGFLSFAGFEAAATLGEETRHPRRDIPRAILGTAIFGGLYFVFVTWVEVMGFGTDAAGLDAFANSGSLFGDLGTQYVGAWLGDLISLGAAISAFGCALACSVGASRLLYAMARDGIAPAPLARVSPTKRTPVGAAIGVAVAAAVIEVLLWLVYRTGTDDTSLSVFVAAGVIGTLVLLVVYVLASVGVIRLLFIDRDPRVRTWEVVVPVGGLIVLGYTLYRNVIPLPEGRSLIAPVVAALWLLAGLVFVLAAPRLARRAGEALTADEGLTAAKERA
- a CDS encoding aquaporin, producing the protein MSGVKGDGSPPLVRPLLAEGLGSALLAALVVGSGIAAQQLSDDVGLQLLENAAATAAGLFAIILMFGPVSGAHFNPVVSLADAVFGGLPWRTAAAYVPVQALGCIAGAVLANAMFAAPAVSISTTERATGPHLLAEVVATAGLVLVIFSLARSGRAATAPAAVAAYIGAAYWFTSSTSFANPAITIGRMFSDTFAGIAPSSAPAFVLAQLIGGALGVVLIRVLYPALRSEQAARAVLPADASTPR
- a CDS encoding Lrp/AsnC family transcriptional regulator; this encodes MNSLRSEYALDDVDWRILTELQRDGRLSFNELGRRIHLSAPSVADRVRKLEQAGVITGYRAVVDPQRAGHGITAFVQLRCALGSCLLRTGRAADYPEVVEIHKLSGAHCTILKLRATTLAHLEGVIEQLGRHGEMHTHVVLSTQFDEPTVSRPGTVDRPVTPATGWTSPAD
- the arsM gene encoding arsenite methyltransferase gives rise to the protein MGENAVREQVRQRYAAAALAVTAPGDEGVSCCGPTAATEIDESFGAGLYGDDVEGLPAEAVAASLGCGNPLAVADLAPGERVLDLGSGGGIDVLLSARRTGPTGKAFGLDMTDEMLALARANAAKAGATNVEFLKGQIEAIPLPADSIDVVISNCVINLSTDKAAVLAEMFRVLAPGGRIGISDVVAEDHLSPADRAERGSYVGCIAGALSRAEYLEGLAAAGFTDASVTFTHEAASGLHGAIIRATKPMGGAPTVSEATVSEATASEALSGVASAGEEAAGCCGPAAQETCCAPSAKSECCGDSHASGTCGCR
- a CDS encoding glutamine synthetase family protein, which gives rise to MTDPAPGGRPGEVARAQQLAAGLAGQGVHGVALTYVDTAGIARVKAVPVTKLDAAVQWGVGMSPVFDLFLADDMIVGTDKQGGPDGDLRLYPDLDQLAVPASQPGWAWAPVDRLTQDGVPHVNCSRSLLRRTVADAVARGLTFRAAVEIEFVLGRDDVPWPDFAPACRGPAYGLTRLAELSEFCGDVLATLEQLHISVDQIHPEYAPGQFEISVGATDPVAAADRSVLVRHVLRTLAQRHGLRISFAPTVLAGGVGNGGHVHLSAWRDDVNLHGTGTGRYGLTPEAEAITAGILDALPALAAVNTPSPASYLRMQPSHWAGVYACWGHETREAALRVVTGTAGARQSAANLEVKAIDLAANPYLALSGLLAAGLDGLDRGVRLPEEITGDPSRFSADELAARGIRRLPTTLDDALAEFTASPLPAKAWGEYLVDAIAGVRRGEIARMEKRPPEVVAEAYRWVY
- a CDS encoding helix-turn-helix domain-containing protein, with the translated sequence MHAALGEPVRLAIADRLALSDASPGELGAQLGVPTNLLAHHLRVLEDAGLIRRGRSEGDRRRSYLQLVLDDPAAARLTTPLAAGLPTENAPRVVFVCTRNSARSQLAAAAWAQVSPVPAASAGTHPAPRVHSRALRTARRHGLHLDATTTARLADVVRPGDLLVAVCDNAHEELTDAERHLHWSVPDPAPADTDDAFEAAYQQLTARVDRLAHVVTHA
- a CDS encoding ArsR/SmtB family transcription factor; the protein is MATTPASLPLAFGACCSPLTGGELSEEDAAALARVFKALGDPTRVRLVSLIAASPDGEACICDLIAPVGLAQPTVSHHMKLLADAGLVTRTQRGKWAYFRIVPEALSAAARALTPVEAAAQA